The following are encoded together in the Microterricola viridarii genome:
- a CDS encoding zinc-binding dehydrogenase, producing the protein MTISLPTSTRAAVLTAHGEALTLQEIPLPAEIEAGAALVRVACTTLCGTDIEIWHGKMTFPGMLPMVLGHEMVGEIVALGPGTSDALGRSLAVGDRIGWSESTCGQCFGCTVLREPVACSKRGYGFLQRSDVAPYATAGLAEYAYVTPGAAKLLLPEEVKDTWASMAGCAAKTVLRAFQRAGGVRPGSRVVVQGSGALGIFATAVAHLSGAGTVITVGAPAERLAAARRFGADAVVDIADGSEATIARVLELTDGQGADLVLDFAGAPSVGPEAIAMAAQRGTVVVVGSTGPTGQPITLSAIMGKELTLVGSLNGDISDYYRAIEFFRAFAERMPWDELFSEPVGLSQASAKIATMSALGEIKAVIDPRLP; encoded by the coding sequence ATGACGATTTCCCTTCCGACATCAACCCGTGCGGCCGTGCTGACCGCCCACGGAGAGGCTCTCACGCTGCAGGAGATTCCACTCCCGGCCGAGATTGAGGCCGGGGCGGCGCTCGTGCGCGTCGCCTGCACGACGCTCTGCGGCACCGATATCGAGATCTGGCACGGCAAGATGACCTTCCCGGGCATGCTGCCGATGGTCCTCGGCCACGAGATGGTCGGCGAGATCGTCGCGCTCGGCCCCGGAACCAGCGACGCCCTCGGCCGCAGCCTCGCGGTCGGCGACCGCATCGGCTGGTCCGAGTCCACCTGCGGGCAGTGCTTCGGCTGCACCGTGCTGCGCGAGCCCGTCGCCTGCTCGAAGCGCGGCTACGGCTTCCTGCAGCGCTCGGATGTCGCGCCCTATGCGACCGCGGGGCTCGCCGAGTACGCCTACGTCACCCCCGGCGCGGCCAAGCTGCTGCTGCCGGAAGAGGTCAAGGACACCTGGGCGTCGATGGCCGGCTGCGCGGCGAAGACAGTGCTGCGCGCATTCCAGCGGGCGGGCGGCGTGCGGCCCGGTTCGCGCGTGGTGGTGCAGGGCTCCGGCGCCCTCGGCATCTTCGCGACGGCCGTCGCGCACCTCTCCGGTGCCGGCACCGTCATCACCGTCGGGGCCCCCGCCGAGCGCCTGGCCGCCGCGCGCCGCTTCGGCGCCGACGCCGTCGTCGACATCGCCGACGGCTCGGAGGCCACCATCGCGCGGGTGCTCGAGCTCACCGACGGGCAGGGCGCCGACCTCGTCCTCGACTTCGCCGGCGCCCCCAGCGTCGGGCCGGAGGCCATCGCGATGGCCGCCCAGCGCGGAACCGTCGTCGTCGTCGGCTCGACCGGCCCCACCGGCCAGCCGATCACCCTCTCGGCGATCATGGGCAAGGAACTCACGCTCGTCGGCTCGCTCAACGGCGACATTTCCGACTACTACCGGGCCATCGAGTTCTTCCGCGCCTTTGCCGAACGGATGCCCTGGGACGAGCTGTTCAGCGAGCCCGTCGGCCTCTCGCAGGCGTCAGCCAAGATCGCCACCATGTCTGCCCTTGGCGAGATCAAAGCCGTCATCGACCCCCGCCTGCCCTAG
- a CDS encoding amidohydrolase: protein MLRTDRDVSDAPADLVFRGGTVLTLDAAGTRGTAVAVRHGRIVLVGGDDEVLALIGRRTRVVELEGRAVIPGINDSHLHATWLGAMWPNTVFGAADAQAGAPAFEGDPHDAAPAAPLVGSAAEIRAAILRAGELAASLGITSYTEPGLGPGEDAGATGCFSQAVLDEYIVLEAERALTARVNVLMLFGVLDGPSELHSFSSRLRATVRETERPAWLRIAGVKIFADGIPPMLQAWTRRSYPDGSSGGLLVTGLDAAEREANLRQMIRTAHRAGFQVGVHATGDRTIEVTADAVAEAMAEEPTELRHYVIHGDLVTGETLAVMARLGMGLNVQAGIAVQTSAWVAGVLGEEVAAAAWPLADTLAAGVSLSLSSDAPILSPDWREGAAAADAWMGPAAPGAEEERMLALLHAYTVAPARQDGADAWKGTLEPKKVADLIVLSADPLTLTPADLPGVSIDMTVVDGDVVFERAVALIG, encoded by the coding sequence GTGCTGCGAACTGATCGGGACGTATCCGATGCCCCAGCCGACTTGGTGTTCCGCGGCGGGACCGTGCTGACCCTGGATGCCGCGGGCACGCGCGGGACGGCGGTCGCTGTGCGGCACGGGCGGATCGTGCTCGTCGGCGGCGATGACGAGGTGCTCGCACTCATCGGGCGCCGCACCCGAGTGGTCGAGCTCGAGGGTCGTGCCGTCATCCCCGGCATCAACGACTCGCACCTGCACGCGACCTGGCTCGGCGCCATGTGGCCGAACACCGTGTTCGGGGCCGCGGACGCGCAGGCCGGCGCGCCCGCCTTCGAGGGTGACCCGCACGATGCGGCACCCGCCGCGCCGCTGGTCGGCAGCGCCGCCGAGATCCGGGCGGCGATCCTCCGCGCAGGCGAGCTCGCCGCCTCCCTGGGCATCACGAGCTACACCGAGCCGGGCCTCGGCCCTGGCGAGGACGCCGGGGCGACGGGCTGCTTCAGCCAGGCGGTGCTCGACGAGTACATCGTGCTCGAGGCGGAGCGGGCGCTCACCGCGCGGGTCAACGTGCTCATGCTCTTCGGCGTGCTCGACGGCCCGAGCGAACTGCACAGCTTCAGCTCGCGACTGCGCGCCACCGTGCGCGAGACCGAGCGCCCGGCCTGGCTCCGGATCGCCGGGGTGAAGATCTTCGCCGACGGCATCCCGCCCATGCTGCAGGCCTGGACGCGCCGGAGCTATCCGGACGGATCCTCGGGGGGCCTGCTCGTCACCGGCCTGGATGCCGCGGAGCGCGAGGCGAATCTGCGCCAGATGATCCGCACCGCCCACCGGGCCGGCTTCCAGGTGGGCGTGCACGCGACGGGCGACCGCACCATCGAGGTCACAGCGGATGCCGTCGCGGAGGCGATGGCCGAGGAGCCGACCGAGCTGCGCCACTATGTCATCCATGGCGATCTCGTCACCGGCGAGACGCTGGCGGTGATGGCGCGCCTCGGCATGGGCCTCAACGTGCAGGCCGGCATCGCCGTGCAGACCTCGGCCTGGGTGGCCGGGGTGCTCGGCGAGGAGGTGGCCGCCGCCGCGTGGCCGCTCGCCGACACGCTCGCCGCCGGCGTCTCGCTGTCGTTGAGCTCCGACGCCCCCATCCTCAGCCCCGACTGGCGCGAAGGCGCCGCGGCGGCCGACGCCTGGATGGGTCCGGCCGCCCCGGGCGCGGAGGAGGAGCGGATGCTCGCCCTGCTGCACGCGTACACCGTCGCCCCTGCACGCCAAGACGGCGCGGACGCCTGGAAGGGCACACTCGAGCCGAAGAAGGTCGCCGACCTCATCGTGCTCTCGGCCGACCCGCTGACTCTCACGCCGGCCGACCTCCCCGGCGTCTCGATCGACATGACCGTCGTCGACGGCGATGTCGTGTTCGAGCGCGCGGTGGCACTGATCGGCTGA
- a CDS encoding alpha/beta hydrolase, translated as MTTTDRTVPVPVPFDPEMLPVLEFMAANPQPPLSWETLPATRPGLATAFPAPAEAIGDRPVDSEERVIPGPAGAPDLEITVFRPRGHSAAAPALPGLFNIHGGGMIIGHRHWEAERLIQLVVELGVVAVNVEYRLAPEHPFPAGVEDCYAGVSWMSEHAAEIGVDPERIVIMGGSAGGGFSAAVALLARDRGGPALAGQLLLCPMLDNTNSTVASFQYDGIGTWMRDANLLAWRCVLGEELALSTDASPYAAPSRATDLSGLPPAFIEAGAAEMFRDEDVDYASRIWATGGNAELHIWAGGFHGFDMYAPGSEIARAALATRNSWLRRTLQIVDER; from the coding sequence ATGACGACAACAGACCGCACCGTTCCGGTGCCCGTTCCGTTCGACCCCGAGATGCTGCCCGTGCTCGAGTTCATGGCCGCCAACCCGCAGCCGCCGCTCTCCTGGGAGACGCTGCCGGCGACCCGCCCCGGCCTGGCCACCGCCTTCCCCGCCCCGGCCGAGGCGATCGGCGACCGCCCCGTCGACAGCGAGGAACGCGTCATCCCTGGCCCGGCGGGCGCGCCCGACCTCGAGATCACCGTCTTCCGGCCGCGCGGCCACAGCGCGGCCGCCCCGGCGCTGCCCGGCCTGTTCAACATCCACGGCGGCGGCATGATCATCGGCCACCGACACTGGGAGGCTGAGCGGCTGATCCAGCTCGTCGTCGAGCTCGGCGTCGTCGCGGTGAACGTCGAGTACCGTCTCGCCCCCGAGCACCCCTTCCCCGCCGGCGTCGAGGACTGCTACGCCGGCGTGAGCTGGATGTCGGAGCACGCCGCCGAGATCGGCGTCGACCCTGAGCGCATCGTCATCATGGGCGGAAGCGCCGGCGGCGGCTTCTCGGCGGCCGTCGCCCTGCTCGCCCGGGATCGGGGCGGCCCCGCCCTGGCCGGCCAGCTGCTGCTCTGCCCGATGCTCGACAATACCAACAGCACGGTCGCCAGCTTCCAGTACGACGGCATCGGCACCTGGATGCGCGACGCGAACCTGCTGGCCTGGCGCTGCGTGCTCGGCGAGGAGCTCGCCCTCAGCACCGACGCCTCTCCCTACGCTGCGCCCAGCCGGGCCACCGACCTCAGCGGCCTGCCGCCGGCGTTCATCGAGGCCGGGGCCGCCGAGATGTTCCGCGACGAGGATGTCGACTACGCGAGCCGCATCTGGGCGACGGGCGGCAACGCCGAACTGCACATCTGGGCCGGCGGGTTCCACGGCTTCGACATGTACGCACCGGGCTCCGAGATCGCCAGGGCCGCCCTGGCCACCCGCAACTCCTGGCTCCGCCGCACGCTCCAGATCGTGGACGAGCGATGA
- a CDS encoding alpha/beta hydrolase, with protein MKPTPVPYDPELVDGLAAFLALVERIPLRAHSILANRAHFATIIPPIQAQVGELPIDWENRVIPGPAGAPDVEITVIRPRRDTAAGTVGPPAPGVLGIHGGGMVLGTRFFGTGELIELALTYGIVGVAVEYRLAPEHPGTAAAEDCYAALEWFAANAEELGVDPDRLLVSGASAGGLLSAAVALMARDRGGPALAGQLLNCPMLDDRNETVSSHQYDGIGAWDRNNNDTGWNALLGAQRFTDAVSPYAAPARATDLGGLPPAYIEVGSAEVFRDEDVDYAMRIWASGGQAELHVWAGAYHGFSGFSPDAIVSRAALAARDSWIRRTLRL; from the coding sequence ATGAAGCCGACCCCCGTTCCCTACGATCCGGAGCTGGTCGACGGCTTGGCCGCCTTCCTCGCCCTCGTCGAGCGGATCCCGCTGCGCGCGCACAGCATCCTCGCCAACCGCGCGCATTTCGCCACGATCATCCCGCCCATCCAGGCCCAGGTCGGCGAGCTGCCGATCGATTGGGAGAACCGGGTCATCCCCGGCCCCGCCGGGGCGCCAGACGTGGAGATCACCGTCATCCGGCCGCGGCGCGACACGGCGGCGGGCACGGTCGGCCCGCCAGCACCCGGCGTGCTCGGCATCCACGGCGGCGGCATGGTGCTCGGCACCCGCTTCTTCGGCACGGGAGAGCTCATCGAACTCGCGCTGACCTACGGCATCGTCGGAGTCGCCGTGGAGTATCGCCTCGCCCCGGAACACCCGGGCACGGCGGCCGCGGAGGACTGCTACGCCGCGCTCGAGTGGTTCGCGGCCAACGCGGAGGAGCTCGGCGTCGACCCCGACCGGCTCCTGGTCTCCGGCGCCAGCGCGGGCGGGCTGCTCTCCGCCGCCGTCGCCCTGATGGCCCGCGACCGCGGCGGCCCCGCCCTGGCCGGCCAGCTGCTGAACTGCCCGATGCTCGATGACCGAAACGAGACGGTGTCGAGCCACCAGTACGACGGCATCGGGGCCTGGGACCGCAACAACAACGACACCGGCTGGAACGCCCTGCTCGGCGCGCAGCGCTTCACCGACGCCGTGTCGCCCTACGCCGCGCCGGCGCGCGCGACCGACCTCGGCGGGCTGCCGCCCGCCTACATCGAGGTCGGCTCTGCCGAGGTGTTCCGCGACGAGGACGTCGACTACGCGATGCGCATCTGGGCGAGCGGCGGCCAGGCCGAGCTGCACGTCTGGGCCGGCGCGTACCACGGCTTCTCCGGGTTCTCCCCCGACGCGATCGTCTCGCGTGCGGCCCTTGCCGCCCGCGACAGCTGGATCCGCCGCACCCTGCGGCTGTAG
- a CDS encoding aldo/keto reductase, producing the protein MTPTAPPTAAPVIPRRGIGTSGIEASVLSLGSWHAYDRMHFEDAVGLVQTAIARGINLFDVGVYAFPGGPPAFTDVLFSAIVRAAGINRADYLLSEKLWVEGFGPDGFRPQLERALFRVGTDYSDLVILGDLRRDDLELRDLVHDLAGLQESGIIRAWGVNNWSATNIQALLDIAAAEGVPGPQIAQLKYSVSRRSIPDGEPFSRLWEQGITMQASDVMEGGILAGKIAPEREVGRDPGGIRAAIIDSVPAVTALAEELGATPAQLAIAFTLTHPANTTTLFGATRLEQLEQNFAAIHLVERVGADALRARVAPFWADNGIVDPEGP; encoded by the coding sequence ATGACACCCACCGCCCCGCCCACCGCGGCGCCCGTCATCCCCCGGCGCGGCATCGGCACCTCCGGCATCGAGGCCTCCGTGCTCTCGCTCGGCTCGTGGCACGCCTACGACCGGATGCACTTCGAAGACGCCGTCGGGCTCGTGCAGACGGCCATCGCCCGCGGCATCAACCTGTTCGATGTCGGCGTGTACGCCTTCCCCGGTGGGCCGCCCGCCTTCACCGATGTGCTGTTCTCCGCCATCGTGCGGGCCGCGGGCATCAACCGCGCCGACTACCTGCTCTCGGAGAAGCTCTGGGTCGAGGGATTCGGCCCCGACGGCTTCCGCCCGCAGCTGGAACGTGCCCTGTTCCGGGTCGGCACCGACTACTCCGACCTCGTGATCCTCGGCGACCTGCGCCGCGACGACCTCGAGCTGCGCGACCTCGTGCACGACCTCGCCGGGCTGCAGGAGTCCGGGATCATCCGGGCCTGGGGCGTCAACAACTGGTCGGCCACGAACATCCAGGCGCTCCTGGACATCGCGGCGGCCGAGGGGGTGCCCGGCCCGCAGATCGCCCAGTTGAAGTACAGCGTCTCCCGCCGCTCCATCCCCGATGGCGAGCCGTTCTCCCGGCTCTGGGAGCAGGGCATCACCATGCAGGCCTCCGACGTGATGGAAGGCGGCATCCTCGCCGGCAAGATCGCGCCGGAGCGCGAGGTCGGCCGCGACCCCGGCGGCATCCGTGCGGCCATCATCGACTCGGTCCCGGCCGTCACCGCCCTCGCCGAGGAGCTGGGCGCAACCCCGGCACAGCTGGCCATCGCGTTCACCCTGACCCACCCCGCGAACACCACGACCCTGTTCGGCGCGACGCGCCTAGAGCAGCTTGAGCAGAACTTCGCGGCCATCCACCTCGTCGAGCGCGTCGGCGCCGACGCCCTCCGCGCCCGTGTCGCGCCCTTCTGGGCAGACAACGGCATCGTCGATCCCGAAGGGCCGTGA
- a CDS encoding GNAT family N-acetyltransferase yields MALGDWRPGADGQPFAALVAAARAEGIGRLNVEAAASDDLAAAELMANGLRPGAIFAARDVAVPDAAARRVDARRRDAAGIRPATAGDRAALSALAREEALFQAANTTAGTSLHQPPALFDGIVDGWLLDPGTAVFMAEAADGRGGPAGMVVVQDVAASAAERALGLPERHGYLSVLSVTASARGRGIGGALADRAMEWLSAAGLSRVALHYIADNPASAPFWAGRGFAPLVVSYSRSCSDRDQE; encoded by the coding sequence GTGGCGCTCGGCGACTGGCGGCCGGGCGCCGACGGGCAGCCGTTCGCGGCCCTCGTCGCCGCGGCACGGGCGGAGGGCATCGGGCGGTTGAACGTGGAGGCCGCGGCATCCGACGATCTGGCGGCGGCGGAGCTGATGGCCAACGGACTGCGGCCGGGGGCCATCTTCGCTGCGCGTGACGTGGCCGTGCCCGATGCGGCGGCCCGCAGGGTCGATGCCCGGCGGCGGGATGCGGCCGGCATCCGCCCGGCAACCGCGGGTGACCGGGCCGCGCTGTCGGCGCTGGCCAGGGAGGAGGCACTGTTCCAGGCGGCCAACACGACGGCGGGCACCTCACTCCACCAGCCGCCGGCCCTGTTCGACGGCATCGTCGACGGCTGGCTCCTCGATCCCGGCACCGCCGTGTTCATGGCGGAGGCCGCGGATGGTCGGGGCGGCCCAGCCGGCATGGTCGTGGTTCAGGATGTCGCTGCATCGGCCGCGGAGCGGGCGCTCGGGCTGCCGGAGCGCCATGGCTACCTTTCCGTGCTGAGCGTGACGGCGTCGGCGCGAGGCCGCGGCATCGGCGGAGCGCTTGCCGACCGGGCGATGGAGTGGCTGAGCGCGGCCGGCCTCAGCCGGGTCGCGCTGCACTACATCGCCGACAACCCGGCATCCGCCCCGTTCTGGGCCGGCCGTGGCTTCGCCCCGCTCGTGGTCTCCTACTCCCGGAGTTGCTCCGACCGGGATCAGGAGTAG
- a CDS encoding multidrug effflux MFS transporter, with protein sequence MTTVSPVRIMSVRRSVLLLGALEAFGPLSMDLYMPTLPQLAATLGTSDALAQATMSVCMIGLGLGQLIAGPLSDRFGRRTPILIGVALFALFSLACVFAPTIEVLLVARLLQGLAGSAGIVVTLAIARDMYSGTELSRMLSLLALVGASAPIIAPVIGGQLALVMDWRGIFGVLAGIGTAIFVLTLVLLRETLPPEQRHGGGFGTTAQHFGVLARDRLFVVMLIVSAAGGVAFFSYLSMSSFVLQDEFGLSPQLFSICFAANALANMGGAQLSRLAVSRFGPVRMYLAGQAATALAAAALLLVVLAGGGVVGVLIVLAVYLFCGGVGGPNGTTLALGGHSERAGTASAVLGTAMFVVGPIVAPLAALGGATALAMALTIAISAVVAGTLAWTVVRPLLRTSTLEP encoded by the coding sequence ATGACCACCGTCTCACCCGTGCGCATCATGAGCGTGCGTCGCAGCGTGCTGCTGCTCGGAGCGCTCGAGGCCTTCGGGCCGCTCTCGATGGACCTGTACATGCCGACGCTCCCGCAGCTGGCGGCGACCCTCGGCACCAGCGACGCCCTCGCACAGGCGACCATGTCGGTGTGCATGATCGGGCTCGGCCTCGGCCAGCTCATCGCCGGCCCGCTCAGCGATCGCTTCGGCCGGCGCACGCCGATCCTCATCGGCGTCGCGCTGTTCGCGCTGTTCTCGCTGGCCTGCGTCTTCGCGCCGACGATCGAGGTGTTGCTCGTCGCCCGGCTGTTGCAGGGGCTCGCGGGCTCGGCCGGCATCGTGGTGACCCTCGCCATCGCGCGCGACATGTACAGCGGAACAGAGCTCTCGCGCATGCTGTCGCTGCTCGCGCTGGTCGGGGCGTCGGCGCCCATCATCGCCCCGGTCATCGGCGGCCAGCTCGCCCTGGTCATGGACTGGCGCGGCATCTTCGGTGTGCTGGCCGGAATCGGCACCGCCATCTTCGTGCTCACCCTCGTGCTGCTGAGAGAGACGCTGCCGCCGGAGCAGCGGCACGGCGGCGGGTTCGGCACGACGGCGCAGCACTTCGGCGTGCTTGCGCGCGACCGGCTGTTCGTCGTCATGCTGATCGTCTCGGCGGCCGGCGGCGTCGCCTTCTTCAGCTACCTGTCGATGTCGAGCTTCGTGTTGCAGGACGAGTTCGGGCTGAGCCCGCAGCTGTTCAGCATCTGCTTCGCCGCGAACGCCCTGGCCAACATGGGCGGTGCGCAGCTGAGCAGGCTGGCGGTGAGCCGCTTCGGCCCCGTGCGGATGTACCTCGCCGGCCAGGCCGCCACGGCCCTCGCCGCCGCTGCACTGCTTCTCGTCGTGCTCGCCGGGGGCGGCGTGGTCGGGGTGCTCATCGTGCTCGCCGTCTATCTGTTCTGCGGTGGCGTCGGCGGCCCGAACGGCACGACGCTGGCGCTCGGCGGGCACTCGGAGCGCGCCGGCACCGCCTCGGCCGTACTGGGCACGGCGATGTTCGTCGTCGGCCCGATCGTCGCCCCGCTTGCGGCACTCGGTGGGGCGACGGCGCTCGCCATGGCGCTGACCATCGCGATCTCCGCTGTCGTCGCCGGCACGCTCGCCTGGACGGTGGTGCGCCCGCTGCTGCGCACCAGCACGCTCGAACCCTGA